The Pseudomonas benzenivorans region CGCGTATCGGTCGGCGGCGGCCTGGGCCGCACCCCGGTGGTCGGCAGCTTCATCAACGAGTTCCTGCCGTGGCAGCACCTGATCAGCTACCTCGACGCCATCCTGCGCGTGTACAACCGCTACGGCCGTCGTGACAACAAGTACAAGGCGCGCATCAAGATCCTGGTCAAGGCCCTGACCCCCGAGGTCTTCGCCGAGCGGGTCAACGCCGAATGGGCCCACCTCAAGGACGGCCCCACCACCCTGACCGAAGCCGAGGTGGCCCGTGTGGCCGCCCACTTCGTCGACCCCAACTACCTGGACCTGCAGGATCAGGACGCCGCCCTGGCCGAGCTGGATGCCCAGCATCCCGGCTTCGCCCGCTGGCGCCAGCGCAACTGCTTTGCCCACAAGAAGTCCGGCTATGTCGCCGTGACCCTGTCGCTCAAGCCCACCGGCGTCGCGCCGGGTGACGTGACCGACAAGCAACTGGATGCCATCGCCGACCTGGCCGATCGCTACAGCTTCGGCGAGGTGCGCAACAGCCATAACCAGAACATCATCCTCGCCGACGTCGAGCAGGCGCAGCTGTTCACCCTATGGGGCGAACTGCGCGAGCAGGGCTTCGCCACGCCCAACGTCGGCCTGCTGACCGACATCATCTGCTGCCCGGGCGGCGACTTCTGCTCCCTGGCCAACGCCAAGTCGATCCCGGTGGCCGAGGCCATCCAGCGCCGTTTCGACGACCTCGACTACCTGTTCGACATCGGCGACATCGACCTGAACATCTCCGGCTGCATGAACGCCTGCGGTCACCACCACGTCGGCCATATCGGCATCCTCGGGGTGGACAAGAAAGGTCAGGAGTTCTACCAGGTCTCCCTCGGCGGCAGTTCCGGCCGCGAGGCCAGCCTGGCGCAGATCCTCGGCCCGTCCTTCGCCCAGGACGACATGCCGGACGTGATCGACAAGATCATCAAGGTCTACGTCGAGCAGCGCAACGAAGAAGAAAGTTTCCTCGACACCTTCCGCCGCATCGGTGTCGACCCGTTCAAGGAGCGCGTATATGCAGCGAATCATTAAGAACGGCCAGGTAGTCGACGAAAGCTGGCATCTGCTGCCCAAGGACGTGAGCTTCGACGAGCTGCCCAACTGCGACGACGTGATAGTGCCGCTGGGCCTGTGGGTCGACCACGCCCCGGCCCTGAAGGCCCGCGACGGCGGCCTCGGGGTCTGGCTGGAGGCCGGCGAAGAGATCGAAGAGATCGCCGACCAGCTGGACAACTTCCAGGTGATCGCCCTGAACTTCCCGTCCTTCACCGATGGCCGGCACTGCTCCACCGCCTACCTGCTGCGCACCCGCTACGGCTACAAGGGCGAAGTGCGCGCCATCGGCGACGTGCTGCGCGACCAGCTGTTCGCCCTCAAGCGCTGCGGTTTCGATGCCTTCGCCCTGCGGGAAGACAAGGACCCGCAGGATGCGCTGAAGGCCTTCGACGAGTTCTCCGAGGTCTACCAGGCCTCCAGCGACCAGCCGCTGCCGCTGTTCCGCCGCCGCGCCTGAGCAACACCGCCAAGCACGAGCCCCGCTATGCGGGGCTCGTGCGTTTCAGGCCCTGACGCTGTCCCAGGCCACCTGCGCCAACAGCGCGCGGCAATCGCCCAGCGCCGTCTGAGTCCGCCCCGCTACCCAGTTGCGGGCGAAGTCCTGGCTCGAGCCGATGATCACCGAGGCGAAGCAATCGACCGGCATCGTCTTGAACAGGCCCTGCTCGCTGGCGATATTCGCGCGGTGGCCGATGGCAGCGCCGTGGACTTTAGCGCACTGGGCGACGTAAAGGTCCCGGTTATGGCCTTGCGGCGACAAGCCGGTGCTGCGCGCCGAGATCACCATGTACGTCAGCCGGGCCTGAAGGCGAGCGGCCCGGTGTCACCGGGCCGTTGTCTCACTTGCGCCTCAGTCGAGCCGCACCAGCACGCGGCCGACCTGCTGGCCGGCGAGGATTGCGCGAATGGCCTCGGGCAGTTGCCGCAGACCGACCTCGGTGACCAGGCGATCCAGCCCCTCGAGCTTCCATTGCAACGACAGCTTGTCCCACATGGACGCCTTGACCACCAGCGGCAGCTCGACCGAGTCGACGCCCAGCAGATTCACCCCGCGCAGGATGAAAGGCAGCACGTTGGCCTTGAAGCCGACGCCGGCGGTCAGGCCGCAGCAGGCCACGCTCCCGCCGTAGCGCAGGGACTTGACCACATTGAACAGGATGTCGCCGCCCACGGTGTCCACCGCGCCGGCCCACTGCTCCTTGAGCAGCGGCCGCTCGCCGCCCTCCTGCAACTCGTTGCGCAGCACGATGCGCTCGGCGCCCAGGGCCTCTAGAAACGCGCCCTGCTCCGCCTTGCCGGTGGACGCCACCACCTGGTAGCCGAGCTTGGCCAGCAAAGCCACGGCAACGCTGCCCACGCCGCCGGTGGCCCCGGTCACCAGCACGGGGCCGGAATCGGCAGCGACCCCGGCCTGTTCCAGCTTGTCGACACACAGGCCGGCGGTCAGGCCGGCGGTGCCGAGCACCATCGCCTCGCGCAGCGACAGACCAGCGGGCCGCTTGAGCGCCCAGGCCGCCGGGACGCGGATGTACTGACCGAAGCCGCCGGCGGTGTTCATGCCCAGGTCGTAACCGGTGACTATCACCTCATCACCCACGCCGAACTCGGCGACGCTCGATGCTTCCACCACCCCGGCGGCGTCTATGCCGGGGGTGTGCGGGAACTGCTTGGTCACCCCGCGATTGCCACTGGCGGACAAGGCATCCTTGTAGTTCAGCGAGGAGTAGCGGACCCGAATCAGCAACTCGCCGGCGGGCAAATCGTTGGTGTCGCGCTCGACTATTGCCTGCTCGAACTCACCCTCCGCGCCTTCGCGGGCCTGCAGTGCCATGAACTTACCCATGTCGATCCCCCTGTGACAGATAGTGGCTTACCAGAAGCGTTGCTGGTTGAGGCGGCTCAGCCAGTTGAGCGCGAAACGATCCAGGGCCACGCTGGCCGCCAGGCCGACGCGTTCCTGCAGACTCTTCTTGGTGGCGAAATGCAGGTGGAACAGCTCGGCCTCTTTGGCCCGGTTGGCCAGGTATTCATCGCTGGTCTTCAGCTCGTCGACCAGCTGTTTCTCCAGAGCCGCCAGGCCCAGCCAGACTTCACCGGTGGCCACCTCCTCGATCTGCAATTGCGGGCGGTAACGGGAGACGAAGCCCTTGAACAGCCCATGGATGGTTTCCAGGTCTTCCTGGAACTTCTCCCGGCCCTTTTCGGTGTTTTCGCCGAAGACGGTGAGGGTGCGCTTGTACTCGCCGGCAGTCAGCACCTCGAAATCGATGTTGTGCTTCTTCAGCAAGCGATGCACGTTGGGCAGCTGCGCCACCACACCAATGGAGCCGAGGATGGCGAAGGGCGCGGAGAGGATCTTCTCGCCGATGCAGGCCATCATGTAGCCACCGCTGGCGGCCACCTTGTCGATGCACACGGTCAGCGGAATGTGCGCCTCGCGAATGCGCGCCAGCTGCGAGGCGGCCAGACCGTAGCCGTGGACCATGCCACCGCCGCTTTCCAGGCGCACCACCACCTCGTCCTGGGGCTTGGCCATGCTCAGCAGGGCCGTGACTTCGTGGCGCAGCTGGTCGACGGCCGATGCCTTGATGTCACCATTGAAATCCAGCACGAACACCCGCGGCTTGTGCCCACCGGACTTCTTCGCCAGCTTTTCGGCCTTGGCCTCCGCCTTGTGCAGCGCCTTGAGCTGGTCCTTGTCCAGCACCGCCTGCTCCAGGCGCCGGCGCAATGCCTTGTAGAAGTCGTTGAGCTTATCCACCTGCAACTGCCCAGGCGTCTTGCGCCCCTTACCGCGTGCCGCGACACCCGCCGCCAGCAAGACCAGAACGGCGACCACCAGGGTCACCACCTTGGCCAGAAAGCTTGCATATTCAGCCAGAAACTCCACACCCATTCCCCTCGTTATCCATGCCAGCGCCCACCCCTGAGCAGCGCCCGCGCCGTTCAAGCATACCGACGCCCCCGCACCGCGGCCAGCCACCGGCCGCACACGATGGCCTTCGCAGGGATTCAAACAAGCGTATGTTTTTTCGTTGACAGCCCCCCGCTATCCTCATACCCTCGCGAAACTCTAACCGTACCGGGATTGCAGCGGACGTGGGCAGCATTTACCTGATCCGACATGGTCAAGCCTCGTTTGGCGCCGACGATTACGACGTGCTGTCCCCCATCGGCATCCGCCAGGCCGAGGTACTGGGCGCGCACCTCGCGCAACTCGGTATTCGCCTCGACCGCTGCCTGAGCGGGAGCCTGCGCCGCCAGCAGCACACCGCCAGTGCCGCGCTGGCTCAACTGAGCGGCGCCGGCCAATCGATTCCGCCACTGGAGATCGACGCGGCG contains the following coding sequences:
- the sohB gene encoding protease SohB, whose protein sequence is MEFLAEYASFLAKVVTLVVAVLVLLAAGVAARGKGRKTPGQLQVDKLNDFYKALRRRLEQAVLDKDQLKALHKAEAKAEKLAKKSGGHKPRVFVLDFNGDIKASAVDQLRHEVTALLSMAKPQDEVVVRLESGGGMVHGYGLAASQLARIREAHIPLTVCIDKVAASGGYMMACIGEKILSAPFAILGSIGVVAQLPNVHRLLKKHNIDFEVLTAGEYKRTLTVFGENTEKGREKFQEDLETIHGLFKGFVSRYRPQLQIEEVATGEVWLGLAALEKQLVDELKTSDEYLANRAKEAELFHLHFATKKSLQERVGLAASVALDRFALNWLSRLNQQRFW
- a CDS encoding nitrite/sulfite reductase — protein: MYVYDQYDQQIIEDRVQQFRDQTRRYLAGELSGEEFRPLRLQNGLYIQRFAPMLRIAVPYGLLSSQQVRMLARIARDYDKGYAHISTRQNVQFNWPELEDVPQILAELATVQMHAIQTSGNCIRNTTTDQFAGVAKDEIVDPRPWCEIIRQWSTFHPEFTHLPRKFKIAVNGAVSDRAAIEVHDIGLEAVKNDAGELGFRVSVGGGLGRTPVVGSFINEFLPWQHLISYLDAILRVYNRYGRRDNKYKARIKILVKALTPEVFAERVNAEWAHLKDGPTTLTEAEVARVAAHFVDPNYLDLQDQDAALAELDAQHPGFARWRQRNCFAHKKSGYVAVTLSLKPTGVAPGDVTDKQLDAIADLADRYSFGEVRNSHNQNIILADVEQAQLFTLWGELREQGFATPNVGLLTDIICCPGGDFCSLANAKSIPVAEAIQRRFDDLDYLFDIGDIDLNISGCMNACGHHHVGHIGILGVDKKGQEFYQVSLGGSSGREASLAQILGPSFAQDDMPDVIDKIIKVYVEQRNEEESFLDTFRRIGVDPFKERVYAANH
- a CDS encoding DUF934 domain-containing protein, with amino-acid sequence MQRIIKNGQVVDESWHLLPKDVSFDELPNCDDVIVPLGLWVDHAPALKARDGGLGVWLEAGEEIEEIADQLDNFQVIALNFPSFTDGRHCSTAYLLRTRYGYKGEVRAIGDVLRDQLFALKRCGFDAFALREDKDPQDALKAFDEFSEVYQASSDQPLPLFRRRA
- a CDS encoding YhdH/YhfP family quinone oxidoreductase, with the translated sequence MGKFMALQAREGAEGEFEQAIVERDTNDLPAGELLIRVRYSSLNYKDALSASGNRGVTKQFPHTPGIDAAGVVEASSVAEFGVGDEVIVTGYDLGMNTAGGFGQYIRVPAAWALKRPAGLSLREAMVLGTAGLTAGLCVDKLEQAGVAADSGPVLVTGATGGVGSVAVALLAKLGYQVVASTGKAEQGAFLEALGAERIVLRNELQEGGERPLLKEQWAGAVDTVGGDILFNVVKSLRYGGSVACCGLTAGVGFKANVLPFILRGVNLLGVDSVELPLVVKASMWDKLSLQWKLEGLDRLVTEVGLRQLPEAIRAILAGQQVGRVLVRLD